Proteins from one Danaus plexippus chromosome 2, MEX_DaPlex, whole genome shotgun sequence genomic window:
- the LOC116779832 gene encoding uncharacterized protein LOC116779832, with the protein MSISDSEWDAISVFVAIVVFALPLTLLFPAISVWDFIPKIRVSRFHILDQHLTWLQLNASMIFVIVIFFCLYLEIRKRELDEMVDGVLSVSQATEAALDMECERQTAAIRVCVKLLDASTEHYENLMLLRDDLRKREKTALPHPPEILPSTSDIGI; encoded by the exons ATGTCTATAAGTGACAGCGAATGGGACGCCATATCAGTGTTTGTAGCTATAGTTGTTTTCGCTCTCCCCCTAACACTATTGTTCCCTGCGATCTCAGTATGGGATTTTATCCCGAAGATCAGGGTGTCCCGTTTCCATATCCTGGATCAGCACCTCACCTGGTTGCAGCTTAATGCGTCAATGATATTTGTCATCGTGATATTCTTTTGCCTTTATCTTGAAATTAGGAAGCGCGA GTTGGACGAGATGGTGGATGGTGTCCTATCCGTCAGTCAGGCTACAGAAGCCGCTTTGGACATGGAATGCGAGAGACAAACAGCAGCGATAAGAGTGTGTGTCAAGCTTTTAGATGCCTCCACTGAACATTACGAGAACCTGATGTTACTCAGGGATGACCTCCGTAAACGGGAGAAGACAGCCTTACCGCATCCCCCTGAAATCTTACCCTCCACATCAGACATCGGAATTTGA